The Sulfurihydrogenibium sp. genome window below encodes:
- a CDS encoding toprim domain-containing protein, translating into MSEFQSFGDWKEKLREESTKSDVCVLVEGINDLRKLSNYGIKNVIVLKGQRFYDVAEKILENYSKVIILFDLDKHGNKMVQQFKKILENEGTEVDLSFREFLKDLNVEEIENLP; encoded by the coding sequence TTGAGTGAGTTTCAAAGTTTTGGAGATTGGAAAGAAAAACTTAGAGAAGAATCTACGAAATCGGATGTATGCGTTTTGGTAGAAGGAATTAATGATCTAAGAAAGTTGTCAAACTATGGAATAAAAAATGTAATCGTTTTAAAAGGCCAGAGATTTTACGATGTTGCCGAGAAAATTTTAGAAAATTACAGTAAAGTAATAATACTTTTTGATTTAGATAAACATGGAAATAAAATGGTTCAACAGTTCAAAAAGATTCTTGAAAATGAAGGTACAGAAGTAGATCTCTCTTTTAGGGAGTTTTTGAAAGATTTGAATGTTGAAGAAATAGAAAATTTACCATAG
- a CDS encoding histidine kinase → MRILYLGESEEIYTILDEIASLSQSEVIKIGSVKEVIDILTTDRNFHGIIAHPKVNNIPSLQVWAFMKRDESLKDIPFIIIAENITKDDIDYYKAMGVAEVFEIPFNPLEVFLVITNKLKDIKGEEAVKQILKEPEKHKSVLSKIFEFVKKFLGTKQVE, encoded by the coding sequence ATGAGGATATTATATTTAGGTGAAAGTGAAGAGATATATACAATATTAGATGAAATTGCTTCACTTAGTCAATCAGAAGTAATAAAAATAGGATCAGTAAAGGAAGTAATAGATATTTTAACAACAGATAGAAACTTTCACGGAATAATAGCGCATCCAAAAGTTAATAACATTCCTTCGCTTCAAGTTTGGGCATTCATGAAAAGAGATGAATCATTAAAAGATATTCCTTTTATTATAATAGCAGAAAATATAACAAAAGATGACATAGATTATTACAAAGCAATGGGTGTGGCTGAAGTTTTTGAAATACCTTTTAATCCTTTAGAAGTATTTTTGGTAATTACGAATAAACTAAAAGACATAAAAGGCGAAGAAGCGGTCAAACAAATTCTTAAAGAACCTGAAAAACATAAATCCGTGCTATCTAAAATCTTTGAATTTGTTAAAAAATTTCTTGGGACAAAGCAAGTTGAGTGA
- a CDS encoding MqnA/MqnD/SBP family protein, whose translation MIIRVAHSPDSDDAFMFYAINTKKIDTKGYEFIDVLSDIETLNKEALKGTYEVSAISIHAFPYVADRYALLSSGASMGDNYGPMVVAKEDFPANELKNKKIAVPGTLTSAFLALKLFEPDINYVALPFDQIMDAVKEGKVDAGLIIHEGQLTYQDEGLKCIVDLGKWWYEKTGGLPLPLGGNVIRKDLGIEAMKEISEILRESIKYSLAHRDEAVEYALKYARGMTKDKADKFIGMYVNDLTVDYGERGKKAIELFLKEAYEKKLIPVLPEITFV comes from the coding sequence ATGATAATAAGAGTTGCCCACAGTCCAGATTCTGATGATGCATTTATGTTTTATGCAATCAATACAAAAAAGATTGATACTAAAGGTTATGAATTTATAGATGTACTATCAGACATAGAGACCTTAAACAAAGAAGCATTAAAAGGCACCTATGAAGTTTCAGCAATATCAATTCATGCTTTTCCATATGTTGCAGATAGGTATGCTTTGTTATCATCCGGAGCAAGCATGGGAGATAATTACGGACCTATGGTAGTAGCAAAAGAAGATTTTCCGGCTAACGAATTAAAGAACAAAAAAATAGCTGTTCCCGGTACGTTAACGTCTGCGTTTTTAGCCTTAAAACTTTTTGAGCCGGATATAAATTACGTCGCACTTCCATTTGACCAAATTATGGATGCTGTAAAGGAAGGAAAGGTTGACGCTGGGCTAATCATTCACGAAGGACAGCTAACTTACCAAGACGAAGGTTTAAAATGTATAGTTGATTTAGGAAAATGGTGGTATGAGAAGACAGGCGGTCTTCCACTTCCACTTGGTGGCAACGTAATCAGGAAAGACCTTGGAATTGAAGCAATGAAAGAAATTTCCGAAATATTGAGAGAAAGCATTAAGTACTCCTTAGCTCATAGAGATGAAGCAGTTGAATATGCATTAAAATACGCAAGAGGAATGACAAAGGACAAAGCAGATAAATTCATAGGAATGTATGTTAATGATTTAACAGTAGACTACGGAGAGAGGGGGAAAAAAGCTATAGAGCTATTTTTAAAAGAAGCTTATGAAAAAAAATTAATTCCAGTTTTACCAGAAATTACTTTCGTATAA
- the bioA gene encoding adenosylmethionine--8-amino-7-oxononanoate transaminase, with translation MEDKEILKQWDKEYFWHPFTQMKVYREEDNVIVERGEGNYIIDIYGNKYFDGVSSLWCNVHGHNHPKLNQAICEQVSKISHFTTLGASNIPAVKLAKKLVDITPEGLSKVFYSEDGSEAMEIAIKIAYHYWHNKGMKEKNKFITLSEAYHGDTIGSVSIGGINIFHEKYRPLLFDVYKLPSPYLQAVKIAGREKALTEETTKKLIDEVEEFVFKHHQTVAGFVLEAGVQGAAGILPFPKGYLKEIERICREYNILMIVDEVATGFGRSGKMFACLKEDVKPDIMALGKGITGGYLPLAATLTTDEIFNEFLGEFGEAKHFYHGHTYTGNPVACNVALANIQLFEEEKTLEKLQPKIKLLEERLKEFLELNHVIDVRQYGFMAGVELVKDKEKKQPYPYGERMGFKVAKAMLKRGIWIRPLGDVMVIMPPLSTTEEELNYFLDSLKESIIEVCGN, from the coding sequence AGTTGAAAGAGGAGAAGGAAATTATATAATTGATATTTACGGAAATAAATACTTTGATGGCGTTTCTTCTTTATGGTGTAATGTTCATGGACATAATCATCCAAAATTAAATCAAGCTATTTGTGAGCAGGTAAGTAAAATATCTCATTTCACAACCCTTGGAGCATCAAATATACCAGCCGTAAAACTTGCTAAAAAGCTTGTAGACATCACCCCAGAAGGTTTAAGTAAGGTTTTCTACAGTGAAGATGGTTCTGAAGCAATGGAAATTGCAATAAAAATAGCCTATCATTATTGGCATAATAAAGGAATGAAAGAAAAAAACAAGTTTATAACACTGAGTGAAGCTTATCATGGCGATACAATAGGTAGTGTCAGCATAGGCGGCATCAACATTTTCCATGAAAAATACAGACCTTTACTTTTTGATGTTTATAAGCTACCTTCTCCTTACTTACAAGCTGTGAAAATAGCCGGTAGAGAAAAAGCTTTAACAGAAGAAACTACAAAGAAATTGATAGACGAAGTGGAAGAGTTTGTTTTTAAGCATCATCAAACAGTTGCAGGATTTGTTTTAGAGGCCGGCGTTCAAGGTGCAGCCGGTATTTTACCATTTCCAAAAGGATACTTGAAAGAAATAGAAAGAATTTGTAGAGAATACAACATTTTAATGATTGTTGATGAAGTTGCAACAGGATTTGGTAGGTCTGGGAAGATGTTTGCATGTTTAAAAGAAGATGTTAAACCAGACATAATGGCTCTTGGAAAGGGGATAACAGGAGGATATTTGCCATTGGCAGCAACTTTAACAACAGATGAGATTTTTAATGAATTTCTTGGAGAATTTGGAGAAGCTAAACATTTTTATCATGGACATACATACACAGGAAATCCTGTAGCTTGCAACGTAGCATTAGCAAACATTCAGCTTTTCGAAGAAGAAAAAACATTAGAAAAATTACAACCAAAGATTAAATTATTAGAAGAAAGACTAAAAGAATTCTTAGAGTTAAACCATGTTATTGACGTAAGACAATATGGATTTATGGCTGGTGTTGAGCTTGTAAAAGATAAAGAAAAAAAACAGCCCTATCCATACGGAGAAAGAATGGGGTTTAAAGTGGCAAAGGCAATGCTTAAAAGAGGAATATGGATAAGACCGCTTGGTGATGTAATGGTAATCATGCCGCCATTATCAACAACAGAAGAAGAGCTTAATTATTTCTTAGATAGTTTAAAAGAAAGTATTATTGAAGTCTGCGGAAATTAA